The DNA sequence AATGTGAAGCAGGTCTTGTTCTGGTTCGGGTAGGTTTTCATCTGTGTGTTTCATATAAACAACAAAGATTATGGGGAACGCGCGCTGTCAAGAAAGAATCCGTATAAACGGATTTCAGACCCATATTCGAACAAAACTGTCACATTTCATCCAAATATATCTTGGCAAAGACCAGGTTCCGGTTTATATTGGCAGTATAAAATGAAAATAATGTGCAACCTTAAAACGAGGAGAAAAAAATGCCTAAAATCGATTTTTTGAACATTAATTGGCTGAAGATGCCCGGCAAGCTTGCCAATTTTGGCATCAAGCTGGCCATCGCGATTCTGATATTCATCATTGGAAACGCCATTGCCAAAGCCATCAGCAAGGGTATCAGCGGGTTCATGATTAAAAGGAAGGCGGATAAGACCCTGGCAAATTTTTTGGGTAATGTGTTGTATGCCATCCTGCTTTTGATTATTGTTTTGAGTGCGCTGAACGTCATAGGCGTGAAGACTTCATCCTTCATGATGATTGTCAGCGCCGCGGTTCTGGCCATTGGTGTGGCGATGCAGGGTTCACTGAGCAACCTGGCTTCCGGCGTGATGCTTATCGGCTTGCGCCCCTTCAAATTGGGCGACACAGTTAATGCTGGCGGTCAAACCGGATTGGTGGAAGATATTGGAATCCTCAGCACCACCATTTTAACCAGCGACAACAAAAAGATTATCGTTCCCAACAGTGCCATTTCCGGTGGCGCCATCACAAACTTCAGCGCCATGCCCACCCGCAAGATTGAACTGAGCCTGGTTGTGCCGGGAACGGTTGATCTCAGCAAGGGCCGCGATGTGATTATGGGCGTGGTGAATGCCGAAAGCCGCATCCTGAGAGATCCCGCGCCGTCAATCGCGATAGAAGACGCCAACGCCGGCGAAATCAAGTATGGTTTGGCAGTTCACGTGAACAACCCTGAAATGGGCGCCGTGCAGTCCGACCTTTTGGAAAATTTGAAAAAAGCCCTCACCGAAGCCGGTATTTGGGCTTAAAAAAGGAGAATAATAAACGTGAAATCCCCCAAATTGATACTGATTATCATGGCTCTGATGAGCTTGAGCATTCTGGCAGCCAAAGGCTGGGACATCGATTCCGATATTCTGGTGAACCTTACGCAGAGCCAATTTAGTGATAACTGGCATGGCAGTGAACTGAGCAACATCACCTGGACCGCCACCTCGAATACCGTGGCTCAAAAACAAGTGAAAGAATGGCTCAACAACAAAAACAGCCTGAAGCTGGCTTTTGGGCAAACGCATATGCAGAAGAGAGATGCAGCCGGCAACTTGGAATGGGATAAACCCCAGAAATCCACCGACCAGATTGCATACGAGTCACTGCTGCAATTCACCCTGAAATCTTTTGTGGACCCATACGTGTCACTGCGCATGGATTCTCAGTTTTTGGATCAACAAACCGGACAGGACACCTATATAGTGAACCCCATCGTTTTTACGGAAAGTGCTGGTATCATGCGCAGCATTTTGAACACAGATAAAAGCAAGCTGAACGTGCGCGTTGGTGGTGCTGTGCGTGAAACCTGGAATCGTCGTAACGACAAACTTCCCATCGATGGCGGTGTGGAAGGGATTGTGGAATACAAACAGATTATCAGCGCGATGAATGCCAGCTATAATTCAAAACTCACTGCCTACCAAGCTTTGTTCAAATCCGACAAAGTGGAAGGCTTTGACAACTGGAAAGCGCTGGATGTGAAGTGGGAAAACATGCTGAGCTTCAAGCTTTGGAAGCTGTTGAGCATGAATCTGAACCTGGATCTGATTTACGAAAAAGAACAGAGTCCGGACATCCAGTGGCGTGAAGTGCTGGGGCTTGGCTTCAGCTATGTGTTGTTC is a window from the Candidatus Cloacimonadota bacterium genome containing:
- a CDS encoding mechanosensitive ion channel, encoding MPKIDFLNINWLKMPGKLANFGIKLAIAILIFIIGNAIAKAISKGISGFMIKRKADKTLANFLGNVLYAILLLIIVLSALNVIGVKTSSFMMIVSAAVLAIGVAMQGSLSNLASGVMLIGLRPFKLGDTVNAGGQTGLVEDIGILSTTILTSDNKKIIVPNSAISGGAITNFSAMPTRKIELSLVVPGTVDLSKGRDVIMGVVNAESRILRDPAPSIAIEDANAGEIKYGLAVHVNNPEMGAVQSDLLENLKKALTEAGIWA
- a CDS encoding DUF3078 domain-containing protein gives rise to the protein MKSPKLILIIMALMSLSILAAKGWDIDSDILVNLTQSQFSDNWHGSELSNITWTATSNTVAQKQVKEWLNNKNSLKLAFGQTHMQKRDAAGNLEWDKPQKSTDQIAYESLLQFTLKSFVDPYVSLRMDSQFLDQQTGQDTYIVNPIVFTESAGIMRSILNTDKSKLNVRVGGAVRETWNRRNDKLPIDGGVEGIVEYKQIISAMNASYNSKLTAYQALFKSDKVEGFDNWKALDVKWENMLSFKLWKLLSMNLNLDLIYEKEQSPDIQWREVLGLGFSYVLF